In Meles meles chromosome 13, mMelMel3.1 paternal haplotype, whole genome shotgun sequence, the DNA window CCAGAATCTTCTCAGGGAGTAATACTGCATGAGAACTCTTACTGTCCTGGAAATTCTGAAAGAAACACAGCCAAAAAGTAGCTCATTTTGGCCATTGGAAGTGTCAACAAATGTACCCAAAGTACATCTGCTTTTAAAGGGCCTATCTATGTAGCCTCCATGAAAAACTCATTGCAAAAGATATGCCTAAGTACAACTGAGTAATTTACCATGTGGAAAGTTGGTGAATGGTGTTTCTGAAAATTCTCAATTATTGTGCCTCAGTTGTGAGTGTTATATTTTATTGCCATAAATCAAGGAGGCCTTTGTAGTGAGACATTAATGCTAATGCAGTTTTACCAAGCAtgctaatatttaatatttcctttaggGAAAATTGCAGTGAAATCACTAAAAGCCTTGACTCTGAAGTTCAGTGGTCTGGGTTCCTGTCCCaattctgccacttaccagctgcgTCCCCGTAGCGGGTTACCTTTAGCCTTGGTTTCACCTCAGCTGTGGTCTCTTCAGCTTAAGATCGGGTAGTACTTGTAGCCTACTTCGTGTGGCTGTTCAGAGGATCAGAGAAAGAATGCACCTTGCCTGACTCACAGGCAAGGTCACCCCAAAAGTTAGTCGTCACCACTACCGAGAGTAACGTGTATTTCTTTCCCTTGCTTAGAACTGTGTTCGAGTGGGAGAGCAGCTTCAGGCAGTTTTGGGAAATACTGGCTACAGACGAGTGGCGGACCTGCAGTCCTCAGCTGCTTCAGGAGCCTCCGACAAGTCCCCCTCCACGCCTTTCCCTTTCAGAACCGGACTGACGTCTGGAACCCTGACGGAAGACTTAAACGCTTGCGTCGATAAAAGTCCACAGCCGCCAGGTGGAGGAAACACTACACGCCTCAAGGACTATAACGTTGTGCCACCGAACCATTCTCTTCTCGACAATGACCTCAGAAATGCAGTTTCCTCTTTCCTGCCGAAGAAAGCAAGTGACACCTCAAATATACCTAACTCTGAATTGCTGCCTTTTCTCCAGAATTTATGTAGTCAGGTTAACCATCTCCACGTGGGACATAGCGCCAAGTGGCAGGAAGGCATCACTAAGGCAGGGGAAGGCGTTGTTGGTGTTGCGTAAGTATTTATTTTGAGACAAACGTGCTTTAGATTAGGTAGGTATGAGAATCAACTGAAGGGAAACAGCCTTGTCTCAATGTATACTGTCTAACAATCTGTTTTCAGAGATAATTTTAGGAGCTTAATACATTTTACCATGAACTCACTCACAGGGAATAACCATTATGCAGAATAGAATTGGTTGCTTTGAAAGAGGTACCTAAAAGTGAAGGTTTGGGGCACTTCCCAGGAATTTTGTGGACCACTTAATGACCATCAGGTAGACGTTGGAGTAGAAAGTTATTTTTATGAGTGGAAAGGAGTTGTGGACTCATAagctttacttttttgttttgttttgaaagattttatttatttgacagggaacacaagcagggagagtggcagagggagagggagaagcagtttccctgctgagcacagagcccaatgtggggcttgatcccaggaccctggacgatgacctgagctgaaggcagacgcttaatatactgaaccacccaggcgccctagctttacattgtttttatttatgtttgtaaTGTTCTTCAGCTGCATATGTCAAGCATGTCATTATAACAGAATTTCTTTGTAGATCATGTTTGGCCTGGGCTAGTTTTGGAATAACCAAAACTGTATTAAGATCGTAATTATTTATATAGGTAGGATCTTATCTCCTAATCTTATAATATCATGCTTTAACAGCACCTGTTTGAGTAAGAGATGGTTAAGAATTTAGTATGTTCCCTATGCTTTACATACATGTAGTTTGCCAAAATAATCTATTAGACTAGAATTCCTGAATTCTAGTGAATTCTAACTCAGGTCATCATTTTGGTGTACCTACTTTGTCACAGTTTAATCGCTTGTAACCTAGAGTTTTCATCTGAAGATGACTGGTTTGGAACTAAACAATTCCATCCCAGCCATCAGGACCTAATTAACATTTATAAGGTGCCACCAAGAATAACAGAATACATATGTTTTTCTAGTACCAGTGGAAGAGTCACAAGGATAGATGATAAGTGATAAAGTACCTAACCAAGCACTGAGATCACACAAAGTATATTCTGTGATCATAAATGAATCCAACTAGAAACCAGTAACAAACACAATAACAACAAATTTCCAGACATTTGGAAACTTAACAACACATTCCTAAATCTGTGGTTCAAAAAGGAAATCCcaatagaaacattaaaaatacttgaaaacgAATGAAAATACAGTAGATCAAACTGTGGGAGGCAGCTAGTAAACAAGTGTTGAGTGGGTATTTATGGCACTAATACATTAGAAAAGGGGTGAGCTCAGTAATGCAAAGCTACAATGCAACAAAGATGAAATAGTCCTATATaaccattaaagaaattgaatttgtcaCTTAGAAGCCtagcaaaataaatccaaatcaagcagaaagaaggaaatgatgaagagtggaaatcaacaaaattaaaaacaaggaaacaataaagaaaatctgtgaagaaattcaatgaaattgataaacttttagtAAGATTGGCTAGCAGGCGTGGCAAGGATGAACAGAGAGAAGACACAACTCACCAATATAAGGAATATAACTGGAGATGTCCCTACACATCCTAAGtccattttaaaaagggaatattGCAAACAACTTTACGCTCATAATTTTaacaatttggaagaaaagaaTTCTTCAAAAGCCACACAATACCAAAttcaactaaaataaaataagcaaaaaagagTACTGTAACCATTAACAGTTCTGAATTCATAATTTGCAAGctgacataaaataaatatctaggCCCAAGCAATtccactggagaattctaccaaacctttacAGAACACCAATTGGTAAACACTTCgcagaaaagaagaggaggaaagacttCTCagctcattttatgaagccagaatgcCCTGCAAACAAAGTCAGATTGCTCCAAAGAGAGtaagatacataaaaatacatgtaaaatatgtggatccataaaaaaattacaaaaacataaAAGTTTAACAAGACACAGATAGGGTCCATAGACTGAAAATTACAAGATGAtgaggaaagaaatcagagaaggccagaataaatggagagacataacATTCATTAATTTGAAGATTCAATATAGTAACTATCCATTTTCCCAAAATTAATCCATAGGTTTACTGCTATTCCCTCCAAAATTCAAAACatcttttataaattattctATCAAGATTATTCTATAaagtggaaatggaaagaaaaaggaactagaatagctgaaacaattttgaaaaagaagagtagTGAGAGAgatcattatttcatttcaaaacatattattACATAGCTACAGGATTTAAGACCATGGTattgggagagggacagagacacagatcaacagaatagAGCACATGGAAATAACCCCAAACAAGTATGGCCGACtggtttttgacaaaggtgcaacAGCAAGTCAGTGGGGAAAGGGTAGTCTTTTGTTTAACACATTGCTATGCTCCAGCAGTGGAATAtccaaagagcaaaaaaaaaatgaactgtgaCAACTATGACCTAAACATACCTCAAAATGGATCAAGCACTTAAAacataaagttttaaaacttttgtaatatgttggggcgcctgggtggctcagtgtgttaagcctctgccttcggctcagggcatgatctcagggtcctgggatcaagccccgcatctggctctgctcagcagggagcctgcttccctctctctctgcctggctctctgcctacttgtgatctctctctcagtgaaataaataaaatctttaaaaaaaaaacaacttttgtaATATGTAGGAAACATTGTGGGGACCTAAGACTAGGAAAAGTACTTTGATGACACCAGAATCACAGTAATGGAAATGGTGATATATTGGATTCTatcaaatttaaaacttctgcctgTAAAAGACTCTGCTACAAGGACTAAAATACAGATTACaggctgagagaaaatatttgcaatttcaAGTTTAACAAACAACCCATACTTAAATACCTGTGAGAATTCAGAAAAAATTTCAATCAGAAGATGGGCAACAGACATTTTACTAGAAAGGgtaacacatgaaaagatgatcatcaTTGACTTTGTGGCTActaggaaaatgcattttaaaaccaCAAGGTACTACTTCACAGTTATTCCAAggctgaaattttttaaaatggtaataccaaatgctgatgcagatatggagaaactggatcTCTTCTACGTTGCTGGTGGAGGTATAGAATGCTACAGCCACCCTAAAAATACGTTGGCAGTTTCGTGAAAACTAAACATTACATTAACCGTGTggtccagcaatcctacttctaagcatttatcccagagaaatgaaaacttatgtcgACACAAGAAACTATGCCCAGTTCTTCTAACAGCTTTATTTCTACGTAACGGTCCAAAACTGGAAGCAACTAAAATGTCTTAAACTAGAAGAACAGTTAAACAAACTGTGGCATATCCATATCACAGGATGCTAATCAGTAAAAAGTAACAGACCATTGACACACGCAGCAACTTGGATGGCTCCCGAGGACATTCTATGCTGAGTGACAGGAGAATCTCAGAGGGTCACACACCAAGATCGCATTTGTGTGACTTCCCAAAATAGAGTTGTAGAGATGGAGACCGTGTTGGTGGTTGCAGGCGTCAGGACCGCATTTGTGTGACGTTCCCAAAATAGAATTGTAGAGATGGAGACCGTGTTGGTGGTTGCAGGCATCAGGACTAGAGGGCGTCAGGGAGTGGCTGTGACAATGGGGATATGTTTGTAGTGAAGGAATAGTTGTGATCTCAGTTGTGATGTGAACGTGTGTACGTGTGGGAGGACGGTACCCGCGCTCACTGTCCCAACATCCGTTTTCTGCTTTTGTATTCTCCAGAGCTGGGTGAGATGTAACCATTGGGACCATTGGGGGAAGGGTACTGGGGAACTCTCGTATCTTTACAACTTCCTGTGAAGCTGGagttacttgaaaaaaaaataagtttttaaaaccGCTCATAAATTCTAGAGTggggttctcaaactttttggtcttGGCACTGAAAAATAATTGAGGACTgtaaaaaagctttatttatataGAGTATATGAAAggattcatttgtttaaaaataacaaacccATTATGTTAGTAACAATTTTTATGAAAAAGGTATTTTCTAACGAACAACTCAGAATGGTGTTAGGTGACATGTAGAATCAATGTTAGCATCTGCTCCGTTCTCATCTGTGTTGCCCTCCAGCAAGTGGTGTCAGTAGCCGGTGAGAGCACAGAAGTGCTGAGAACAAATAGGTTCATGCTGAAGACAATATTTAGACACTAAATTGACTGCCCTCAGACTGTCTAAGACACAAAGAACACACGACCACAGCTTCTGTTGCTCCCCCGAGCAGTGACATCACACCTCGTGTAGCCTCTGGGAAATGTCAGCGTATGTTCCTGAGGATCCGAGGGTGAAGAGTTCAGACATCATCTTGGTCATCATGTGAGAACGCTTGCTATTTCATGGAAGCTGAACAAGTCACGGGTCCACGGGGTGTTGTGAGCCACGGCCTGAGATTCACTGCCCTGGTGTGCATTGATTGTGAGCCTGAGAAACTGGAGTGcttttactgttgttgttttttttttaagattttatttattcatttgagacctcatgaatgggagaggggcagaggagagccagactcccccttcccccacacaccACCCCTCTGGAGCAggcaccctgagctcatgactcCAGCtgaggtcagacacttaacagactgagccacccaggctccccttctaagtatttttatttctatctgcCCATTCCAGTTACATTCGTTTTTACATGTTTTCATATTAGGTTAGAAGAGAACCTTCCAGTGCTTAGGTTGTGCGGGTGACAAGAAACAAACCTTGAAATTGTGGGGTTGCTTGGGGAAGTTCTTGGAAGACATGTGGAGACCTTAAGAAACATTGAGGCAGATCAGTTTTGATTTGGGGCTCAAAATCCAAGACCCTTATAGAGACTTGTTCTGTGAGGGGGGACATTCCATCTTGTCGTTGTCATGCCCTCATTTCACTTGTGTGCTGAAAAGTGGAAAGAACCAGAGATACGGCACGCTTTGGGCACTCAGGGCTGTGGTTGCCTGTTGTAGGTGGATTTTGGCACAAGAGACACCTCGTACCCAGACGGCAGTGTTGCGGAGACAGAGTTCCATATCGTACTTTGGGGGCTCGTGTTTTGTATAGTTCGCTTGTTTCTATTAGGATATCAGGGATAATTGTTACActggttttttaatttatttttagaatggaAGAGCAACCTGTGTGCTCCTACTTGGAAAAGATTCTTACTAAAAATATGGAACTGCTGGAAAAGAAGCTTGTGGATTATATCGATCAGCGAATACATCGACTTCAGGAGCACGTGGACAGGAAGATGGCTGTGTTGATGGGCCTGCTGCAgaatccctcctccccaccccccgggaTGGCCCTGACACAGTGTGACTCTGGAGAAAGACTTTCCAATGGAGAGAGATAAGTGCTCGACCCGTAGGATGCATTACAGATGTTTATTACGTATTTGTGGCAAAGCCTAAACCCCCAGAGTTCAAGGCAAGGATTTAATGTCATTTGGGGGCATCATCTTACGTACATGGAGCGACCTCAGTGTTCATTTTAATGTACTTGTTACTGTCCGTCCAGGGCTGTGCACGAGGATTAACCTGATAGGGTCATCCGCTATTTTTGTTCGCAATATTGTTTACTTTTAACAGAAATTTATGTATATTTCTGGGTtaagtgtttaaaaatgttaaaggttTTTAAGGCCATACATGAGTCCCTGTTGTATAACGTGTTTGataaagtacatttttatttataaagggGTTTATATTGTAGTCTTAGGAGTATGATAAATGCTTAAAGTATTGggtaatttttcttcttcaaattgaTTTTTCATGGAAAATTGGATACTTAAGACTTAAAATCCTCTCactcggatcactatatttgtagtGTTTAATTCCGAGAGTGAAGTAAGACGGCAGTGTTGATGACGTGCAGAGACACATACCCCTCCTGTGGCTGCTCCTATGTGTCTCAGTTCACTGTAGCAGGAAGTTGGAAAGTTAAAATCAGATCTGTCCTATTCCTTGTTGGGATTATTATCTTAGATCTAGTGTTTGATGTAAAATGGGAGAATGCCTCTTGTTTTAGCTCAGTAAACACAAAGTATAAGGAACCCCGACTTTTCTGAGCAGCAGTGGGTGCCTCCCAGAGCTCTCCTCTGGGGTGTTGAAACTGAGACGCACTGCGCTTGCGCACGGAAGGGTTGAGGCGTGGCCGTTAGAGGATCGTGCTTCTCTCCAGCAGATGTCATTTTCGGGAATTAGAACTGTCATGTATGTGTTGAAGAGTGAGGTATttgcacttaaaaataaacatatctgCTTTGGAAACTGCTTGTCTTAAGTAATGGAAATGCTTTATTTTCAATGAATCTTtgcttaaaatactttatttttatgcaAGCGAGGCATTTCACACTAACATAATGTTTTGGTGAATTTATTCTTTACAATAAGGGCTCATTTCGATACTTTATTCATGTTTCCGTAGCACAGCAGTACAGGCTGTGACCCACAGTCACTCGAGGATTTGCATCTCACATTTTCTAGTCTTTTCCAACAAGGGACATTCACAGCATGTATCACAATAGCATCaggtttcctttattcttcagaAGAAATGTGTCTCACCCAGAAGAGTGCCCCATGACTCACATTAGCCTCACAGTTTACAAAGTAGGAAAACATCTGTCCTCATCGAAACCTCTCAAACCCTAACAGCTCCCGTCCTCACCACCCTTGTCAACTACAGCATCCAGGATCTCGTCGCTGTCCCAAAGAAGCAGGGCTCAGGACTGAACTGCTTTGCCAAGGATTCTGtagagtcaggggtgggggggaaggtggATCTGGAACCCAAGACCCCTCGCCTTCCACGTCCGTCCCTCCTGTTCCTCGTGCCCGTGTGGGAACTGTGGGGTGGGATCTTCTTATTTAGAATTCGTTCCCCTTGAGGTTGGACATCCAAGGCTGCTGAAAGCGGGAGCAACTCTTCCCCCCGGGTCCCCTCCCTCAGGTAAAGCAGGTTTCGCCTCTTCCcagccccttccttccctcacacCCCCACGTCCTCATTCGTAAGGACAGTCCCAGGCCCTGCACTGGGCACGGCAGAGCAGGATGACTGTTTTCCACCCGTTCTGACAGGGTCTGTCCAAACGCCCTCAGAATCCCGACAGAGGGCCAAGGTGCCCGAGAGGGAAACGCAATGGCGGACACACCCCAGTTCTCCCTCCAACCCGAGCCCCTCACTTGCCGTGGAAACTTGCACAAGCGATTCACTATTTCTTTGCCTCAGTCTCTTCTGCAAATGGGGAGTCACAGCCTTCGTCTGGCCTGGGGGTTCCCGTGTTCTCGACGGGAAGCGCCTGGCACAGGCCCGGCACACAGGCAGCGAGCGTCTAAGTGAGAAAAGCtcatctcccctccctccctctgccgtGCTGCCATGCCCTCCCTCTCCACACACCAAGAATAATGCAGAGGATTCTCGGTAGCCCTGGAagtcccccttcccctctgtatcCGTGAGGGCCACAGAGAAGTCTGCTCCCCCGCCCAGTCATACGGACACGCACCTCCCAGCGTGGCGCCTTGACCAGCGGGGGCGGCAGGCAGCGCCCCTGGGCTCGTGACCTCTGCACACCCGTTCTCAGGCCCCAGCCGCCCCCACCTGGACCAGAATCTGGGCCCAGGGCCGAGCAACCGCACTTTCGAAAAACCCTCCGTCGAGTTGCCCTGAGACTCCCCAGCTTTAGCACCACGGGGATTGGGTAAGACTTTGagccctgggggcgcctgggtggctcagtggattaagccgctgccttcggctcaggtcatgatctcagggtcctgggatcgagccccacatcgggctctctgctccgcaggaagcctgcttcctcctgtctctctgcctacttgtgatctctctctctgtcaaataaataaataaaatctttaaaaaaaaaaaaaaaaaaaaagactttgagcCCTGGAGCCAGGTGGCTTGGATTCCAGTCCTCTCCCACCTGTAGTCAACTGTGACTTTGGGCACAAAGGTGACTTCTCTGGGATTTCTTACGCACCGAGTGGGGATTAGATTGCATCCACCCGAGAGCTGTTGAGAGGCTTAACCGAGGAAGTTCTCCCCGAGCCCTGAGGGAGGCTCCTAGAGCAGGGCCCTGTGCTCAGCTTGGCCTCACGCTGCCGTGACCTGGGCACTTAGAGAAGACGGTCGTGAGTAGGTAtggatttcaaaatgaaaagttaaagaaaaaacacCCGATGGCCTCGTTCCCACCCCCGGGGATTCTGATCTAATTCTCTGGTGTTCAGCCTGGACATCTGGGTTTGGGGAAGGTCCCTGCTGATTAGAATGCATAGCAAAGGCTGGAACTGCAAGTTTCATGTTTTAGGGCCTGGAATCTGGAACTAGACTAACTGGGTACTGATGCCAGTCATTGTACTCACCATGTGACCTGAGACAAGTTCGCCACCTCCCTGTGAGCCGAACCTGGGGCACAGTCTTTGGGCAGGGACTGTCAGCCATTCCTATCACCTGGGTTTGGGGATTTACTACCACAGCTCTGGGAACAGCTGACATCTTCCCACAGAGATTCATCGTATGGCTGAGACCTTAGCCATCCTCTTTAGAAAGCCACATCCTCGACTTGAAACAAGAAAGGTGTTCTGATGCTTTTGTGTTCTGGTCTTTCTAGTGGGCAGGTGCAATCCTCCTTGGGATTGAGTTGCACAACTAGGGCTTTGTGGGTCTTACCTCCTACATCGGATCCCCATACAACCCCCGTACAACCATGTAGGTAAGAGTAAACTGTATTTGGCTCATCACACAGTAAGATACCAGAAATGGATTTCCCCTCCATGAAGTTCTGAGTATTTCTCTAGGTAGAGTCCATAAAGAGTAAAATATATTAGgcctgaagaaaaataatttcagaaaaaagctttggggcacctggatggctcagtgtgttaagcctctgctttaggctcaggtcatgatctcagggtcctgggatcgagtcccgaatcgggctctctactcagtggggaacctgcttcctcctctttctctgcctgcctctctgcctacttgtgatctctctctgtgtcaaataaataaactcttttaaaaaaatagaaaaaagaaaaaagctttgaTTGAACATGAATAAAAACATACTTCTTAAAAGGACATAAGGGTGATACTCCACTTTTAGAGGAATAAAgcttttagtttctttatttttttctgggccAGTGAGTGATATCCTTACAAATATAATCTTTTACAGTAAAAATTGGTCTTTTTACTAAAATATAACACTTATTGTTTTgtaggtattattttatttttgagatgtgattgacaaataaaaatcctTTGGTTTAAAGGTTGTATACCATGATGctttgatatatgtatgtaatgtAGAATGATGACCCAAATCAAGCATATTAACTTTTCACCCCAAATAGTTCCCAGTCTAAATGTACctgtggtgagaacacttgaTATCTACAcacttagcaaatttcaagtatacattaTAACCATCTGTAGCTATCATGCTGTACTTTAGGAATGcaatatttaggggcgcctgggtggctcagtggattaagccgctgcctttggctcaggtcatgatctcggggtcctgggatcgagccccgcatcaggctctctgctccacggggagcctacttcctcctctctctctgcctgcctctctgcctacttgtgatctctctctctgtcaaataaataaataaaatctttaaaaaaaaaaaggaatgcaatatTTACTCATCTTGGTACTGAAAATTAGTACCCTTTAACCAACAGCTCCCATTTCCCCCATATCTGATccctggtaaccactattctactctGTTACAATAAGttcaacttttttagattccacatgtaagtgatatgATGCAGTATTTGTCATTCTGGCTTGTTTCACCTTGCATAATGTCATCCAGGCTCACCCGTGTTCCTGCAAATGGAagggtttcctttttcctttttttttaaatttcatatagttaatatacagtattaaATTAGTTTCGGGTATAACAATGATTCAATTCTCTAtactactcagtgctcatcagagGATTTCCTTTTTCAGACTGACCTAAAGGTGAGACCCGAAACCATAAcagtcctagaagagagcacaagcagtaatttttctgacatcagCCATTGCAACATTTTCTAGGGTTGTCTCctctaagaaaaaggaaataaaagcaaaaataaactattgggaatacaccaaaatgaaaagaatttgcacagcaaaggaaacaacaacaaaaaaagcaacctgcagaataggagaaaatatttgcaaaaacataCTGATAAGGGTtatatatccaaaatgtataaagaatttttGCAACTCAGCAccaaaagaaaaatccaattataaaatgggcagaagacttgaacaaatatttcttcaaagaaacgAAGAGACCCACGGAAACGTGAAAAGATGGGCAGCATCACTCATccccagggaaatgcaaatcaacccCATAATGCGCTATCACTGCGCTACTATCAGAAGGGCTAAAACcaaaaagaccagaaataacaagtgttgacgaggatgtggagagaaaggaacccttCTGCACCGCTGGTGGAAaggtaaactggtgcagccatggtggaaaacagtatggagggtcctcaaggAGTTAATAACAGAACCGCTCTATGGTCCAGCAATTACACTTCCAGGAATACATCTGCACAAACGCTGTGTTCAAGAGATAACCTGCTCTCCACGTTCACAGCAGCGCCCTTTACcagagccaagacatggaaaaaacTGAGTCCACCAGTGAATGAGTGAAGATGtggtgcgcgcacacacacacacacacacacacacacacacacacacacacacgacacacacaagaatattatggaaccataaaaagaatgaaatcctgatttttgtgacaacatggatgaaccttgaggccgttatagtaagtgaaataagacagagaaagacaaataccttataatTCCACATAGATGTGAAAtctagaggaaaaagaaaaaaccaaactcCTAGAAAAAGGGATTAGATTTGTGggtaccagggcgcctgggtggctcaatgggttaaagtctcttccttcagctcaggtcatgatctcagggtcctgggatggagtcctccatccacctccctgctcagcaggaagccgacttcctcctctctctctgcctgcctctctgcctacttgtgatctctgtcaaataaataaaaatcttaaaaaaaaaaaaaaaaagatttgtgggTACCAGTAGTAGGGGTGAGGGCGATGTAACTGAAGGGAGGTGGTCACCAAAGGTACAAACTGGCGGTTCTAAGATAAGCAGCAGGTCTCTAACATTCAATACATGACTCTCGTTAACTCTGCCACatggtgtgtggtgtgtatgaAAGTTACTAAGGGCTTTAATTTAAGAATTCTCATtaacaaggaaagaaaacctttttttttttgcatatgagAGAACGGATATTAATCTTACTgtaatttcacaatatatgtaagtgaaatcatcatgctgtacatcTTAAACATATACACAGAGCTGTGTGTCAATTATATCAGTAAAACTGCAAAAAACCCCAAGggttattttcattaattttttctatagtttttctGATCTCTGttatattatttcttctctgattattgttatttccttccttctgctctcttTGGGTTTAGCTTGGTTATCTCTCTCTAGTTTCTTCAGGTATAAAGTtaacctatttatttgagaactttcttttttcatacCGTAGCCATTTATCACTATAAACCTCCCTATGAGGATTGTTTTCACTGCATCCTGTAAAGTGTGatatattttgtttccatttctattGGTTTCAAGATACTTTATttgccatttggatatcttctttgacCTATGGGCTGTTGGGgagtgtgttatttaattttcttttttgtgaatttttcagtttttattatagatttctaatttcatatcaTCATGGCCAGAAATATGACTTTAGTCTtcctaagtttcttttttttaaattttatttatttatttgacagacagagatcacaagtaggcagaggcggacagagagagatggggaagcaggctccccgctcag includes these proteins:
- the LOC123954941 gene encoding ATPase PAAT-like; translated protein: METRAEDAGLTLRPILSSSWDAARGALTHSLRLTRADLGARDFDWEESLTPPAAGQDLVVLKSGPSGPGEKPCFLYLSCEPSAGEEVVSVGLLSSARNMEVYLGDEYCGTSRGKGVCGDAGDSEDEKIILYKKYLKLESSTHACKIKLLSFGEKQRVFISKIVVQLRRVSANSSTSSPALGSRIDLQRVQTLMEAMGSKLSPGAQQLMNMVKFQQQNCVRVGEQLQAVLGNTGYRRVADLQSSAASGASDKSPSTPFPFRTGLTSGTLTEDLNACVDKSPQPPGGGNTTRLKDYNVVPPNHSLLDNDLRNAVSSFLPKKASDTSNIPNSELLPFLQNLCSQVNHLHVGHSAKWQEGITKAGEGVVGVAMEEQPVCSYLEKILTKNMELLEKKLVDYIDQRIHRLQEHVDRKMAVLMGLLQNPSSPPPGMALTQCDSGERLSNGER